A region from the Sandaracinus amylolyticus genome encodes:
- a CDS encoding sulfotransferase family protein, producing the protein MREREKVVFIGGAGHSGSTLLGLMLGAHPEVFYAGEARKSLFLGDESKPLKKRVCKLCGPSCPIWGELGRAPGEDLYATLVRRTGRRIVVDSTKNLSWTGEQLETLSRRDVDRHLIFLARDGRAVVCSRLRKYPERSAREHAEDWAAQIRATEALAARFPGTVLRVRYEALASAPEPTMREVATFLGVDYAPAMSAPWTTEQHPLGGNNGTQFLMRGNEGGVVALTDKTRDHYGAHPRGIVLDLRWKRELSDDARAAFDEVAGDLNRAYAWGEEST; encoded by the coding sequence ATGCGCGAGCGCGAGAAGGTGGTGTTCATCGGCGGCGCGGGCCATTCGGGCTCGACGCTGCTGGGCCTGATGCTGGGCGCGCACCCGGAGGTCTTCTACGCGGGCGAGGCGCGCAAGAGCCTCTTCCTCGGCGACGAGAGCAAGCCGCTCAAGAAGCGCGTCTGCAAGCTGTGCGGGCCGAGCTGTCCGATCTGGGGCGAGCTCGGCCGCGCGCCGGGCGAGGACCTCTACGCGACGCTCGTGCGCCGCACGGGGCGCCGCATCGTCGTCGACTCGACCAAGAACCTCTCGTGGACGGGCGAGCAGCTCGAGACGCTGTCGCGGCGCGACGTCGATCGACACCTGATCTTCCTCGCGCGCGATGGACGCGCCGTCGTGTGCTCGCGCCTTCGCAAGTACCCCGAGCGAAGCGCGCGCGAGCACGCCGAGGACTGGGCGGCGCAGATCCGCGCGACCGAGGCGCTCGCCGCGCGCTTCCCGGGCACCGTGCTGCGCGTGCGCTACGAGGCGCTCGCGTCCGCGCCCGAGCCCACGATGCGCGAGGTCGCGACGTTCCTCGGCGTCGACTACGCGCCCGCGATGAGCGCGCCGTGGACCACCGAGCAGCACCCGCTCGGCGGCAACAACGGCACGCAGTTCCTGATGCGCGGCAACGAGGGCGGCGTCGTCGCGCTCACCGACAAGACGCGCGATCACTACGGCGCGCATCCGCGCGGCATCGTCCTCGACCTGCGCTGGAAGCGCGAGCTGAGCGACGACGCGCGCGCTGCGTTCGACGAGGTCGCCGGAGACCTGAACCGCGCGTACGCGTGGGGTGAAGAGAGCACGTGA